A window of the Callospermophilus lateralis isolate mCalLat2 chromosome 7, mCalLat2.hap1, whole genome shotgun sequence genome harbors these coding sequences:
- the Cnksr1 gene encoding connector enhancer of kinase suppressor of ras 1 isoform X1, with translation MGVSLLTEKLRALKAQEDFPEVEKERRVLRICSQVAEICRSILSCSPEELLQQRAVLEQVQLEEPSGVEIYTTSNCLHFVSRVCTQVPTDSCQQVLPGDEVVQINEQVVVGWPHKNMLRELLREPAGVSLVLKKIPVPETPPQTPLDSPHLRSQSLALAPLSPRVPSEDVFAFDLTSDPSPEPTTAWTDSTSLDPEPLPSPPALPAGIAETAGPSGHPDKSPVLGRKKSKGVATRLSRRRVSCRELGQPDCDGWLLLRKAPGGFMGPRWRRCWFVLKGHMLYWYQQPQDEKAQGLINVSNYSLESGHDQKKKYVFQLTHDVYKPFVFAADTLSDLSLWVRHLITCISKYQSPGRAPSAREEDCYSETEAEDPDDETASRSASPSPSQTGSPLHGDMSPAASPTQRSPRTSLGPPADSSEGALEGMVRGLRQGGVSLLGQPQPLTHEQWRSSFMRRNRDPHLNERVHRVRALQSTLKAKLQELQALEEVLSDPELTGEKFRRWKEKNQELYSEGLGAWGLVQAESSSQALTSDSRAQSLQPLSSDPEEPSHLCSLTQRATSDLLTSDPGQNPSS, from the exons ATGGGGGTCTCCTTGCTGACAGAGAAGCTCAGGGCTCTTAAAGCTCAGGAG GACTTCCCAGAGGTCGAGAAGGAAAGGAGAGTCCTGAGGATT TGCAGCCAAGTGGCCGAGATCTGCCGCAGCATCCTGAGCTGCAGCCCAGAAGAGCTGCTGCAGCAGAGGGCTGTGCTGGAGCAGGTGCAGCTGGAAGAGCCTTCG GGCGTGGAAATCTACACCACCAGTAACTGCTTGCACTTTGTGTCCCGAGTGTGCACCCAG GTCCCCACTGACTCCTGCCAGCAGGTCCTGCCTGGAGATGAGGTTGTTCAGATCAACGAGCAGGTGGTG GTGGGCTGGCCCCACAAGAACATGCTGAGGGAGCTGCTACGGGAGCCAGCCGGGGTCAGCTTAGTGCTGAAGAAGATCCCTGTGCCAGAGACACCCCCCCAG ACACCTTTGGACTCCCCACACCTGAGAAGCCAGTCACTGGCTCTGGCCCCTCTGTCTCCCAG AGTCCCATCTGAAGACGTCTTTGCCTTTGACCTGACTTCAGACCCAAGTCCTGAGCCCACCACTGCCTGGACAG ATTCTACCTCCCTTGACCCCGAGCCCCTGCCCAGCCCCCCTGCCCTCCCAGCAGGAATAGCAGAGACTGCAGGCCCCTCGGGACACCCTGACAAG AGTCCTGTCCTTGGTCGGAAGAAATCAAAAG GGGTGGCGACGAGGCTGAGCCGCCGGCGGGTGTCCTGCCGGGAGCTGGGCCAGCCAGACTGTGATGGCTGGCTCCTGCTGCGCAAGGCCCCTGGCGGCTTCATGGGCCCACGCTGGCGCCGCTGCTGGTTTGTGCTTAAGGGACACATGCTCTACTGGTACCAGCAGCCCCAG GATGAAAAGGCTCAGGGCCTCATCAATGTATCTAACTATAGCCTGGAAAGTGGACACgatcagaagaaaaaata TGTGTTCCAGCTCACCCATGACGTGTACAAACCCTTTGTCTTTGCTGCTGACACCCTGTCTGATCTGAGCCT GTGGGTACGCCATCTCATTACCTGCATTTCCAAGTATCAGTCCCCAGGAAGGGCCCCCTCAGCCCGAGAGGAAG ACTGCTACAGTGAGACAGAAGCAGAAGACCCTGATGACGAGACTGCGTCCCGCTCAGCCTCG CCCAGCCCATCTCAAACTGGGAGTCCACTCCATGGAGACATGTCACCTGCGGCCTCCCCGACCCAGCGCAGCCCCAGGACCTCCCTCGGCCCTCCAGCAG ACAGCAGTGAAGGGGCACTGGAAGGAATGGTACGGGGACTAAGGCAGGGTGGCGTGTCCCTGCTGGGGCAGCCACAGCCCCTGACCCATGAGCAGTGGCGGAGCTCTTTCATGCGGCGCAACCGAGACCCCCACCTCAATGAGCGAGTGCACCGTGTGCGGGCTCTACAGAGCACACTCAAG GCAAAACTGCAGGAACTGCAGGCCCTGGAGGAGGTGCTGAGTGACCCCGAGCTGACAGGAGAGAAATTCCGCCGGTGGAAGGAGAAGAACCAGGAGCTGTACTCAGAGGGCCTGGGGGCCTGGGGGTTGGtgcaggctgagagcagctcccaaGCTCTGACCTCTGACTCCAGAGCACAGTCCCTCCAACCCCTGTCCTCTGACCCTGAGGAGCCCTCCCATCTTTGCTCCTTGACCCAGAGAGCAACCTCTGACCTCCTGACCTCTGACCCTGGTCAGAACCCCAGCTCCTAA
- the Cnksr1 gene encoding connector enhancer of kinase suppressor of ras 1 isoform X2: MLRELLREPAGVSLVLKKIPVPETPPQTPLDSPHLRSQSLALAPLSPRVPSEDVFAFDLTSDPSPEPTTAWTDSTSLDPEPLPSPPALPAGIAETAGPSGHPDKSPVLGRKKSKGVATRLSRRRVSCRELGQPDCDGWLLLRKAPGGFMGPRWRRCWFVLKGHMLYWYQQPQDEKAQGLINVSNYSLESGHDQKKKYVFQLTHDVYKPFVFAADTLSDLSLWVRHLITCISKYQSPGRAPSAREEDCYSETEAEDPDDETASRSASPSPSQTGSPLHGDMSPAASPTQRSPRTSLGPPADSSEGALEGMVRGLRQGGVSLLGQPQPLTHEQWRSSFMRRNRDPHLNERVHRVRALQSTLKAKLQELQALEEVLSDPELTGEKFRRWKEKNQELYSEGLGAWGLVQAESSSQALTSDSRAQSLQPLSSDPEEPSHLCSLTQRATSDLLTSDPGQNPSS, encoded by the exons ATGCTGAGGGAGCTGCTACGGGAGCCAGCCGGGGTCAGCTTAGTGCTGAAGAAGATCCCTGTGCCAGAGACACCCCCCCAG ACACCTTTGGACTCCCCACACCTGAGAAGCCAGTCACTGGCTCTGGCCCCTCTGTCTCCCAG AGTCCCATCTGAAGACGTCTTTGCCTTTGACCTGACTTCAGACCCAAGTCCTGAGCCCACCACTGCCTGGACAG ATTCTACCTCCCTTGACCCCGAGCCCCTGCCCAGCCCCCCTGCCCTCCCAGCAGGAATAGCAGAGACTGCAGGCCCCTCGGGACACCCTGACAAG AGTCCTGTCCTTGGTCGGAAGAAATCAAAAG GGGTGGCGACGAGGCTGAGCCGCCGGCGGGTGTCCTGCCGGGAGCTGGGCCAGCCAGACTGTGATGGCTGGCTCCTGCTGCGCAAGGCCCCTGGCGGCTTCATGGGCCCACGCTGGCGCCGCTGCTGGTTTGTGCTTAAGGGACACATGCTCTACTGGTACCAGCAGCCCCAG GATGAAAAGGCTCAGGGCCTCATCAATGTATCTAACTATAGCCTGGAAAGTGGACACgatcagaagaaaaaata TGTGTTCCAGCTCACCCATGACGTGTACAAACCCTTTGTCTTTGCTGCTGACACCCTGTCTGATCTGAGCCT GTGGGTACGCCATCTCATTACCTGCATTTCCAAGTATCAGTCCCCAGGAAGGGCCCCCTCAGCCCGAGAGGAAG ACTGCTACAGTGAGACAGAAGCAGAAGACCCTGATGACGAGACTGCGTCCCGCTCAGCCTCG CCCAGCCCATCTCAAACTGGGAGTCCACTCCATGGAGACATGTCACCTGCGGCCTCCCCGACCCAGCGCAGCCCCAGGACCTCCCTCGGCCCTCCAGCAG ACAGCAGTGAAGGGGCACTGGAAGGAATGGTACGGGGACTAAGGCAGGGTGGCGTGTCCCTGCTGGGGCAGCCACAGCCCCTGACCCATGAGCAGTGGCGGAGCTCTTTCATGCGGCGCAACCGAGACCCCCACCTCAATGAGCGAGTGCACCGTGTGCGGGCTCTACAGAGCACACTCAAG GCAAAACTGCAGGAACTGCAGGCCCTGGAGGAGGTGCTGAGTGACCCCGAGCTGACAGGAGAGAAATTCCGCCGGTGGAAGGAGAAGAACCAGGAGCTGTACTCAGAGGGCCTGGGGGCCTGGGGGTTGGtgcaggctgagagcagctcccaaGCTCTGACCTCTGACTCCAGAGCACAGTCCCTCCAACCCCTGTCCTCTGACCCTGAGGAGCCCTCCCATCTTTGCTCCTTGACCCAGAGAGCAACCTCTGACCTCCTGACCTCTGACCCTGGTCAGAACCCCAGCTCCTAA
- the Catsper4 gene encoding cation channel sperm-associated protein 4 gives MAENQKTWWQQWTDTTDVKHLKLLRTTHDPFIRHEEQVLINRRDITSEKDAWDMQEFITRMYIKQLLRHPAFQLLLALLLVVNAITIALRTNLVLGQRHYQLFSTIDDIVLTILVCEVLLGWLNGFWIFWKDGWNILNFIIVFILLMGFFIKELGIMAVTYTLRVLRLVHVCMAVEPLARIIHVILQSLPDLANIMALILFFMLVFSVFGVTLFGAFVPDHFRNMGVALYTLFICITQDGWLDIYSDFQMEDREYAMEIGAAIYFAIFITIGAFIGINLFVVVVTTNLEQMMKAGEQQQEHRIIFSETGAEKEEDWGDELPIVHCAVARLEKSGVPQEPLEGGPLSNLSEKTCDNFCLVLEAIQENLMQYKEIREELNTIIDEVRSIRFNQEQEEVLLHRRLSVSTSMETRSSIDVYSMATKQDLLSALVTREKVYESGTNMLLNKQKFNY, from the exons ATGGCCGAGAACCAAAAGACCTGGTGGCAGCAATGGACAGACACCACCGACGTCAAACATTTGAAATTACTG AGGACCACGCATGACCCCTTCATACGGCACGAGGAGCAAGTGCTCATCAACCGCAGGGACATCACAAGTGAAAAG GATGCGTGGGACATGCAGGAGTTCATCACTCGCATGTACATCAAGCAGCTACTGCGGCACCCAGCCTTCCAGCTGCTGCTGGCCTTGCTGTTGGTGGTCAACGCCATCACCATCGCTCTCCGCACCAACCTTGTCCTTGGTCAG AGACACTATCAGTTGTTCTCTACCATAGATGACATTGTGCTGACCATCCTTGTCTGTGAGGTTCTCCTCGGCTGGCTCAATGGCTTTTGGATTTTCTGGAAG GACGGCTGGAACATCCTCAACTTCATTATCGTCTTTATCTTGCTCATGGGGTTCTTCATCAAAGAACTTGGTATCATGGCTGTCACCTACACACTCAG GGTGCTTCGGCTGGTTCATGTGTGCATGGCGGTGGAACCCCTGGCCCGGATCATCCATGTCATCCTGCAGTCCTTGCCTGACCTGGCCAATATCATGGCCCTTATCCTCTTCTTTATGCTG GTGTTCTCAGTGTTTGGGGTCACACTCTTTGGTGCATTCGTGCCTGACCATTTCCGGAACATGGGGGTTGCCCTGTACACTCTCTTCATCTGCATCACACAGGACGGCTGGCTGGACATCTACAGTGACTTTCA GATGGAGGATAGGGAGTACGCAATGGAGATTGGGGCTGCCATCTACTTTGCCATCTTCATCACCATCGGTGCCTTCATTGGCATCAACCTGTTCGTCGTCGTGGTGACCACCAATCTGGAACAAATGATGAAGGCAGGAGAGCAGCAGCAGGAGCATCGAATAATCTTTAGTGAG ACAGGCGCAGAGAAGGAGGAAGACTGGGGTGATGAGCTGCCAATCGTGCACTGTGCAGTAGCCCGCTTGGAGAAATCTGGTGTCCCCCAGGAACCTCTTGAGGGGGGCCCCCTGTCAAACCTCTCGGAAAAAACGTGCGACAACTTTTGCTTGGTGCTTGAGGCGATACAGGAGAACTTGATGCAGTACAAGGAGATCCGAGAGGAGCTTAACAC GATCATAGATGAGGTGCGCTCCATTCGCTTCAACCAGGAGCAGGAGGAGGTACTTCTGCACAGGCGCCTGTCGGTGAGCACGTCGATGGAGACCCGTTCCTCTATAGACGTGTACAGTATGGCTACCAAGCAAGACTTGCTCTCTGCGCTAGTTACCAGGGAAAAG